In Cucurbita pepo subsp. pepo cultivar mu-cu-16 chromosome LG04, ASM280686v2, whole genome shotgun sequence, the following are encoded in one genomic region:
- the LOC111792531 gene encoding uncharacterized protein LOC111792531 has product MSVEILDGATIVNFVEDDEVFGAIVRERFSHLDIDGDGVLSYEEMLRELQSLRVFETHFGIDVKPDPDELSSVYGSLFLQFDRDRNGKVDVGEFMEETKKMMVAMANGIGFSPVQMVLEENSFLKKAVERESTKVGA; this is encoded by the coding sequence ATGAGCGTAGAAATTTTGGACGGTGCCACCATTGTCAACTTTGTGGAAGATGACGAGGTTTTTGGTGCAATAGTTCGAGAGCGTTTCAGTCACCTTGATATCGATGGAGATGGGGTTCTTTCTTATGAAGAGATGTTAAGGGAGTTGCAAAGTCTTAGGGTGTTCGAAACGCACTTTGGAATCGATGTGAAACCTGACCCGGACGAACTCTCTTCTGTTTATGGCTCGTTATTTCTGCAATTTGATCGAGACCGCAATGGCAAAGTTGATGTTGGTGAGTTCATGGAAGAAACCAAGAAGATGATGGTGGCAATGGCGAATGGAATAGGGTTTTCGCCGGTTCAAATGGTGTTGGAAGAGAATAGTTTTTTGAAGAAAGCGGTGGAGAGAGAATCCACCAAAGTTGGTGCTTAA
- the LOC111792532 gene encoding uncharacterized protein LOC111792532 codes for MSVEILDGATIVNFVEDDEVFGAIVRERFSHLDIDGDGVLSYEEMLRELQSLRVFETHFGIDVKPDPDELSSVYGSLFLQFDRDCNGKVDVGEFMEETKKMMVAMANGIGLLPVQMVLEENSLLKKAVERESTKVGA; via the coding sequence ATGAGCGTAGAAATTTTGGACGGTGCCACCATTGTCAACTTTGTGGAAGATGACGAAGTTTTTGGTGCAATAGTTCGAGAGCGTTTCAGTCACCTTGATATCGATGGAGATGGTGTTCTTTCTTATGAAGAGATGTTAAGGGAGTTGCAAAGTCTTAGGGTGTTCGAAACGCACTTTGGAATCGATGTGAAACCTGACCCGGACGAACTCTCTTCTGTTTATGGCTCGTTATTTCTGCAATTTGATCGAGACTGCAATGGGAAAGTTGATGTTGGTGAGTTCATGGAAGAAACCAAGAAGATGATGGTGGCAATGGCGAATGGAATAGGGCTTTTGCCGGTTCAAATGGTGTTGGAAGAGAATAGTCTTTTGAAGAAAGCGGTGGAGAGAGAATCCACCAAAGTTGGTGCTTAA
- the LOC111792530 gene encoding uncharacterized protein LOC111792530: protein MSVEILDSATIVNFVEDEAAFGACIGDRFAHLDTNHDGLLSYSEMLKELQSLRVIEADFGIDVKPDPDELSSVYSSMFLQFDRNSSGTVDLDEFKAENKRMMLAMANGIGALPVQMVLEEGSFLMKAVEREVAIMTT from the coding sequence ATGAGTGTGGAGATATTGGACAGTGCCACCATTGTCAACTTCGTCGAAGATGAGGCAGCCTTTGGTGCCTGCATAGGAGACCGGTTTGCTCACCTCGACACGAATCATGACGGTCTCCTTTCCTATAGTGAGATGTTGAAGGAGTTGCAGAGCCTCAGGGTCATCGAGGCCGATTTTGGAATCGACGTGAAGCCTGATCCAGATGAGCTTTCTTCTGTCTATAGTTCTATGTTTTTGCAGTTTGATCGTAACTCGAGTGGAACGGTTGATCTGGATGAGTTTAAGGCTGAGAACAAAAGGATGATGCTAGCTATGGCTAATGGGATTGGAGCTTTACCTGTTCAAATGGTGCTAGAAGAGGGCAGCTTCTTGATGAAGGCTGTTGAGAGAGAAGTTGCTATAATGACAACTTGA
- the LOC111792434 gene encoding transcription initiation factor TFIID subunit 6, translating into MSIVPKENVEVIAQCIGINNLSPDVALAVAPDVEYRLREIMQEAIKCMRHSKRTTLTADDVDGALNLRNVEPMYGFASGGPLRFKRAIGHRDLFYLEDKDLEFKDVIDAPLPKAPLDTAVFCHWLAIEGVQPAIPENAPVEVILPPSDVKINEQKEGLPVDIKLPVKHILSKELQLYFDKITELVVSRSNSVLFKKALVSLSTDSGLHPLVPYFTCFIADEVARGLGDYSLLFALMRVVWSLLQNPHIHIEPYLHQMMPSVVTCLVAKRLGNRLSDNHWELRDFTAKVVALICKRFGHVYNTLQTKLTKTLLNAFLDPKRSLTQHYGAVQGLAALGMNVVHLLVLPNLEPYLRFLEPEMLLASQKNEMKRHEAWRVYGALLRAVGQYIYDRVKIFPPLPSTLAGSVLRTNAKVITTAFSNKRKSNADHLEGQPPLKKMVIDGPMGVTPTNSSASYMEGTVIPAASGNSNLISPTSSRPMQDETISGSTSSKGKRDDQILKRSAVLSQVWKEDLNSGKLLTSMLDLFGESMFCFIPSPELSLFL; encoded by the exons ATGAGTATAGTTCCTAAAGAAAACGTTGAGGTCATTGCGCAATGTATAGGGATCAATAACTTGTCCCCAGATGTCGCATTGGCAGTTGCTCCTGATGTGGAGTATCGTTTGCGGGAGATCATGCAg GAGGCCATCAAATGTATGCGTCACTCCAAGAGAACTACGTTGACAGCCGATGATGTTGATGGTGCACTAAACCTGAGAAATGTGGAG CCAATGTATGGCTTTGCTTCTGGAGGCCCCTTGAGATTTAAAAGAGCTATTGGACATAGGGATCTGTTTTACCTTGAGGACAAGGACCTGGAATTTAAAGAT GTCATTGATGCCCCATTGCCAAAAGCTCCTCTTGATACTGCAGTTTTTTGCCACTGGCTAGCGATTGAAGGTGTACAGCCTGCAATACCAGAAAATGCTCCTGTAGAAG TAATTTTACCACCTTCTGATGTCAAAATTAATGAACAAAAGGAGGGGCTTCCTGTTGACATTAAATTACCAGTTAAGCATATACTGTCCAAGGAGCTTCAG CTATATTTTGACAAAATCACGGAGCTTGTTGTTAGTAGGTCTAATTCAGTTCTTTTTAAGAAGGCATTAGTGAGTTTATCTACGGACTCAGGACTTCACCCATTGGTTCCTTATTTTACATGCTTTATAGCTGATGAG GTTGCACGTGGACTGGGTGATTATTCCCTTCTTTTTGCTTTAATGCGTGTTGTTTGGAGTCTTCTTCAGAATCCTCACATCCACATTGAACCTTAT CTACACCAAATGATGCCATCTGTTGTGACCTGCCTCGTCGCAAAAAGGTTAGGGAATAGGCTTTCAGACAACCACTGGGAACTTAGAGACTTCACAGCAAAAGTGGTTGCTCTAATCTGTAAAAG GTTCGGTCATGTTTACAACACCCTGCAGACAAAGCTCACAAAAACTCTTCTCAATGCATTTTTAGACCCAAAACGGTCTCTGACTCAACATTATGGTGCAGTTCAAGGCTTAGCAGCCTTGGGGATGAATGTG GTTCACCTCCTTGTACTACCAAATCTTGAGCCATATCTGAGATTTTTGGAACCTGAGATGCTTCTTGCTAGTCAAAAGAATGAGATGAAACGGCATGAAGCTTGGCGTGTTTATGGAGCCTTGCTA CGAGCGGTCGGTCAATACATATATGATCGTGTCAAGATTTTTCCTCCTCTGCCTAGCACGCTTGCAGGTTCTGTCCTTCGGACGAATGCAAAAGTTATCACCACAGCATTCTCAA ACAAGCGCAAGTCGAATGCAGACCACTTAGAAGGGCAGCCTCCCCTCAAGAAGATGGTAATCGATGGCCCGATGGGTGTCACGCCAACTAATTCATCAGCATCATACATGGAAGGAACAGTCATTCCAGCTGCCTCTGGCAATTCCAATCTGATTTCGCCTACATCTTCTCGACCGATGCAAGACGAAACGATTTCAGGCAGCACTAGTAGTAAGGGCAAGCGTGACGATCAAATTCTTAAAAGGTCAGCTGTCCTATCTCAAGTCTGGAAAGAGGATCTTAATTCTGGAAAGTTGTTAACATCTATGTTAGATTTGTTTGGTGAAAGTATGTTCTGCTTCATTCCATCTCCTGAATTGTCCCTGTTCTTGTAG
- the LOC111792526 gene encoding eukaryotic translation initiation factor 1A-like, producing MPKNKGKGGKNRKRGKNEADDEKRELVFKEDGQEYAQVLRMLGNGRCEAMCIDGTKRLCHIRGKMHKKVWIAAGDIILVGLRDYQDDKADVILKYMPDEARLLKAYGELPENTRLNEGIVGGMDDDDEGGGDAYIEFEDEDIDRI from the coding sequence ATGCCAAAGAACAAGGGAAAGGGAGGTAAGAATAGGAAGAGAGGTAAGAATGAGGCAGATGATGAGAAGCGTGAGCTTGTGTTTAAGGAAGATGGGCAAGAATATGCTCAAGTGCTCCGAATGCTAGGTAATGGTCGGTGTGAAGCGATGTGTATCGATGGGACTAAACGTCTTTGTCATATTCGGGGAAAAATGCACAAGAAAGTTTGGATTGCAGCTGGGGATATCATACTCGTTGGTCTTCGTGACTATCAAGACGACAAAGCTGACGTGATTCTCAAATACATGCCTGATGAAGCTAGGCTTTTGAAAGCTTATGGTGAACTACCTGAGAATACACGTCTTAACGAGGGTATTGTTGGGGGTATGGATGATGACGATGAAGGTGGTGGTGATGCTTATATTGAGTTTGAGGACGAAGATATTGATAGGATCTAG